Proteins found in one Bremerella volcania genomic segment:
- a CDS encoding HEAT repeat domain-containing protein encodes MEILNSLRKFDGKHTDVLEQLAARVPRDQESLAQLLAAAEHDDKAIQVAATWLLKRWSDESEPLVESCAADLIALLRISSYWEVQLHLLQILSVVSLPRGSIAALKKVLPDLASDENKLVRAWTCSVFAAIGDCQPRFQKDALEVLSRAEEDEAASVRARVRQIRKCYRWARA; translated from the coding sequence ATGGAAATTCTCAATTCGTTACGGAAGTTTGACGGTAAGCATACCGATGTATTGGAACAGCTCGCGGCGAGAGTCCCGCGAGACCAAGAGTCACTGGCGCAGTTGCTGGCCGCGGCCGAACACGATGATAAAGCTATACAAGTCGCGGCAACATGGTTGCTAAAGCGCTGGAGTGACGAATCGGAACCTCTGGTCGAATCATGTGCTGCCGATCTGATTGCCTTGTTGCGGATTTCTTCTTATTGGGAAGTCCAACTCCACCTTTTGCAGATCCTTTCGGTGGTTTCACTTCCTAGAGGGAGTATTGCCGCTTTGAAGAAGGTGTTGCCTGATTTGGCCAGCGACGAAAACAAGCTGGTCCGGGCGTGGACTTGTAGCGTCTTCGCCGCGATCGGCGACTGCCAACCACGGTTTCAGAAAGACGCACTGGAGGTACTCAGTCGAGCCGAAGAGGATGAAGCGGCTTCGGTGCGGGCGCGAGTGAGACAGATCCGCAAATGTTATCGCTGGGCTAGGGCATAG
- the ilvC gene encoding ketol-acid reductoisomerase has protein sequence MTAKIYYDNDADLSVLKGKTIAILGYGSQGHAQAQNLRDSGCTVIIGQRPGSPNYDLAKSHGFEPMSAEEATKKADIINMLLPDEAQADVYKSCVQPNLKTGNVLMCSHGFNIHFNQVVPPEGVDTLLVAPKGPGHLVRSEYEKGGGVPGLIALGDTASDETRQIGLAYAKGIGATRGGVIETTFAEETETDLFGEQVVLCGGLSELIKAGFETLVEAGYQEEMAYFECMHEVKLIVDLFYEGGLNYMRYSVSNTAEFGDYSTGPRIITPETKAEMKKVLNEIQDGTFARNWILENKAGAARFKAIRRRERTHQVEEVGKRLRRLMSWIDAKEV, from the coding sequence ATGACCGCCAAAATCTATTACGACAACGATGCTGACCTGTCCGTTTTGAAGGGCAAGACCATTGCCATCCTGGGTTATGGTTCCCAGGGGCATGCCCAGGCTCAGAACCTGCGCGACAGCGGCTGCACCGTCATCATCGGCCAGCGTCCCGGTAGCCCGAACTACGACCTGGCCAAGTCGCACGGCTTCGAACCCATGAGCGCCGAAGAAGCGACCAAGAAGGCCGACATCATCAACATGCTGCTGCCCGACGAAGCCCAGGCCGACGTCTACAAAAGCTGCGTCCAGCCGAACCTGAAGACCGGCAACGTCCTGATGTGCTCGCACGGGTTCAACATTCACTTCAACCAGGTCGTTCCACCGGAAGGCGTCGACACCCTGCTCGTCGCCCCCAAGGGCCCCGGGCACCTCGTTCGCAGCGAATACGAAAAGGGCGGCGGCGTTCCCGGGCTGATCGCCCTGGGCGATACCGCTTCCGACGAAACGCGTCAAATCGGTTTGGCCTATGCCAAGGGTATCGGTGCCACGCGCGGCGGCGTGATCGAAACGACCTTTGCCGAAGAAACCGAAACCGACCTGTTCGGCGAACAAGTCGTGCTGTGCGGCGGCCTCAGCGAATTGATCAAGGCCGGCTTCGAAACGCTGGTCGAAGCAGGCTACCAGGAAGAAATGGCCTACTTCGAGTGCATGCACGAAGTGAAGCTGATCGTCGACCTGTTCTACGAAGGGGGCTTGAACTACATGCGTTACAGCGTGAGCAACACGGCCGAATTCGGCGACTACTCGACCGGCCCACGCATCATCACGCCTGAAACCAAGGCCGAGATGAAGAAGGTCCTCAACGAGATCCAAGACGGCACGTTCGCCCGCAACTGGATCCTGGAAAACAAAGCCGGCGCCGCTCGCTTCAAAGCCATCCGCCGCCGCGAACGCACCCACCAGGTCGAAGAAGTCGGCAAACGATTACGCCGCCTGATGAGCTGGATCGACGCGAAGGAAGTTTAA
- a CDS encoding DUF6932 family protein: MSIPRWNKGGVLPPVDSNAPTAPERSPYKAQAGDFIHRFAVSAKRQQILRQWLDYRAALYEAGITKGFQWLDGSFLEEIELTEKRDPNDIDCVTFFQLGEGVTEESLVAEHPELFSRDFIKRKFNVDAYYVNQAWPGRSLIENSAYWYSLWSHRRDLSWKGFVQIELDLADDGIGKRILDSLDEEI, encoded by the coding sequence GTGTCAATTCCTAGGTGGAATAAAGGAGGTGTGCTTCCTCCCGTTGATTCAAACGCTCCCACCGCGCCAGAGAGGTCTCCATATAAAGCGCAGGCAGGTGATTTCATTCATCGATTTGCTGTCTCGGCTAAACGACAACAGATCTTACGCCAATGGTTAGATTACCGAGCAGCCCTTTACGAAGCAGGTATCACGAAAGGGTTTCAATGGTTGGATGGAAGTTTTTTAGAAGAGATTGAACTTACGGAAAAACGCGATCCAAACGATATCGATTGTGTCACCTTCTTTCAGTTAGGTGAGGGTGTCACTGAGGAGAGTTTGGTAGCTGAACATCCTGAACTGTTCTCACGCGATTTCATCAAGCGAAAGTTCAATGTAGATGCATATTACGTCAATCAAGCTTGGCCAGGGCGGTCACTGATTGAGAATAGCGCGTATTGGTATAGTTTGTGGTCGCATCGCCGCGACCTAAGCTGGAAGGGATTCGTGCAGATAGAGTTGGATCTCGCCGATGATGGTATTGGGAAAAGGATTCTAGATTCCCTGGATGAAGAGATTTAA
- a CDS encoding class I SAM-dependent methyltransferase, giving the protein MPELSETISVFSSGSAAYEEAFLAFLHHTDQKIQAKSKIAEVIDRLAPVPEASKNGKFVDVGAATGDVTSWFMSRFDETICVEPNTHFESSLQQHCPGAEILQKTILENDPARLAGANFILCSHVLYYIEPDKRLANLQAMSDWLRPGGILLVILQQSTTDCMYMLDHFLDMHFDLPAIADRFASGHAEAFEVAFEKVDSHVTTSTFDVAYQIAEFMLNLLPMTYPPKRSDLEAYIREHFQTDDGYRFSCSQDFLIVRRK; this is encoded by the coding sequence GTGCCTGAGTTATCCGAAACGATCAGCGTTTTTAGTTCCGGCAGTGCCGCGTATGAAGAGGCATTTCTGGCTTTTTTGCACCATACCGATCAGAAGATCCAAGCCAAGAGCAAGATCGCCGAGGTGATCGACCGCCTGGCGCCGGTACCAGAGGCCAGTAAGAACGGAAAATTCGTAGACGTCGGGGCGGCGACGGGGGACGTGACGAGCTGGTTCATGTCGCGGTTCGACGAGACGATTTGCGTGGAGCCGAACACCCACTTCGAGTCGAGCCTCCAGCAGCACTGTCCAGGCGCCGAGATCCTTCAGAAGACCATCCTCGAGAACGATCCGGCCCGCCTCGCCGGGGCGAACTTCATCCTTTGTTCGCACGTGCTGTATTACATCGAGCCGGACAAACGGCTGGCGAATCTGCAAGCGATGAGCGATTGGCTACGCCCCGGCGGCATTTTGCTGGTGATCTTGCAGCAATCGACGACCGACTGCATGTACATGCTCGACCATTTTTTAGATATGCACTTCGACCTGCCGGCGATTGCCGATCGGTTTGCCTCCGGCCATGCCGAAGCGTTTGAGGTGGCGTTCGAGAAGGTCGACAGCCACGTCACGACCAGCACCTTCGACGTCGCCTACCAGATCGCCGAGTTCATGCTGAACCTCTTACCGATGACCTATCCGCCCAAGCGAAGTGATTTGGAAGCCTACATTCGCGAGCACTTTCAAACGGACGACGGGTATCGGTTTAGTTGCTCGCAAGACTTTTTGATCGTGCGGCGGAAGTGA
- a CDS encoding PH domain-containing protein, producing MIISDETRLRAEIDHVQRMLAELPQDAAIGRLSLSSRLEELKKELAALPFSSEPVRAKLTFRGRPVLASYGIFADFAAKATTAFSDLVAALAAGRDKPISLSGPIPNRDQSRLLITGTATGSFGFVLEEEPGQGRFPGFDSKLSQAVDETTALIDAVSSDDDEELAERISQVSNRTIVQLRVFLKELFDNDAVCTLSFRDRESGFRDANELKTALDRIAEGNVHEEVETYYGSFQGVLPNSRSFEFLTEPDDILIRGKIGSEVTDPDEINSYLHKPLKIRLKAFRLGSGRARYVLEETPKWENKT from the coding sequence ATGATCATTTCTGACGAAACAAGATTGAGGGCAGAAATTGACCATGTTCAACGCATGCTAGCAGAATTGCCACAAGATGCCGCAATTGGAAGACTGAGTTTGAGTTCGCGGTTAGAAGAACTCAAGAAAGAACTTGCCGCTCTACCATTTTCGTCGGAGCCAGTAAGGGCAAAGTTAACATTTCGAGGGCGACCAGTCCTAGCTTCGTATGGAATTTTTGCCGACTTCGCTGCAAAAGCAACCACTGCATTCTCAGATCTGGTTGCTGCATTGGCAGCTGGACGCGACAAGCCAATTTCACTAAGTGGTCCAATTCCCAATCGAGATCAGTCTCGACTTCTAATTACGGGTACGGCGACTGGATCGTTTGGTTTTGTGTTAGAAGAAGAACCTGGGCAAGGAAGATTTCCTGGATTCGATTCAAAGCTTAGTCAAGCAGTCGACGAAACTACCGCGTTAATTGATGCAGTATCTAGCGACGACGATGAAGAACTTGCGGAACGCATTTCCCAAGTCAGTAACCGCACGATTGTTCAGTTACGAGTGTTTCTAAAGGAGTTGTTTGACAACGATGCTGTCTGCACCCTTTCATTTAGGGATCGAGAATCTGGTTTTCGTGACGCTAATGAACTTAAGACGGCCTTGGATCGAATTGCGGAAGGAAATGTCCATGAGGAGGTAGAAACATATTATGGGAGTTTTCAAGGTGTGCTGCCCAACAGCCGGAGTTTCGAGTTTCTTACAGAGCCTGATGACATCCTTATTAGGGGAAAGATAGGGTCAGAAGTTACTGATCCAGATGAAATCAATAGTTATCTACATAAGCCGCTGAAAATTCGCCTTAAAGCATTCAGGCTGGGCTCGGGTAGAGCAAGGTATGTTCTGGAAGAAACGCCAAAGTGGGAAAATAAAACTTGA
- a CDS encoding S8 family peptidase, with protein sequence MGSFDSDNPEVRTGLAPWLSGGASSNRSKKSSRRAKHSTANAIETLEVRSMMAGDTISSIWFEDVAGDSYERNGGGYTTDANGVIEQATQDPYTNDWIVQLSGDVASTLTSVSQVSSLLTGGGFEVEVVRGLGLVGQLLIRSEGASAEDVGAWFSSLDVISGFELDVASVFNITPNDASYSSTYGMNQIDAPEAWNKTTGSDSVVVGVIDTGVDYTHPDLAGNIWTNPGEIAGNGIDDDGNGFIDDVHGFDFVNNDGDPMDDNHHGTHVAGTIAAQGNNGRGVTGVAWNTSIMALKFLSASGAGYTSDAVRAINYATMMRTQYGVNIRVLNNSWGGGGFSSSLEAAIKASEQADILFVAAAGNDGTNNDSSPHYPSNYYVSNVISVAATDQNDNLASFSNYGASTVDIAAPGVGIYSTIAGGYYASFSGTSMASPHVAGVAALAFAYDPDATAAEVKDAILGGGDLISGLSGKVSTGMRLNAAGTLDLLNPSSNDPTPDPEPEPEPNKAPTLGSVSTDPGTVYLGETNTITITAKNVADADGSVSNVTFYRDSNGNGKWDATDAVLGSDSTVSGGLASLTISNPFTAAGSQLIFAQATDDDGAKSNLVATSVTIIQPDDYANTAAGATLVSVGSSTSGKLNYAGDVDYFRFSAVAGKTYVIDTSHSSLAGSELTLYGSNGSSQLATDSSTSGSKIVWTASSTGTVYLAVKGATSSYTGDYTLKIAESSPFQLKSGTLAILGTDGNDSISVNHTGSTVTVTMNGKSSSFDASQVKKITFDGGAGTDSARFYGTSGKETWVFRADTMTVYGSGFTWSTDNVEYNYGGASSSDSVTFYDTIANDTFTSSPTKSSMSSSGYKNEVTGARSVTARAIYGGIDTAMLYDSSGNDYFIGRGTDSYMLTSSSSISTYGFERTNVYSTGGNDQAYLYDSKGNDTFTSYGTSSVLSGSGYTNTVYNYDRVLAIAMNGGNDTATFHDTAGNDVYIARGNQATMYGADYYVLAQGFDRSVAVSTKGGNDQAFFYDTRGNDTFYSRTVESSMAGQGYANTARGFDRVHAIASAGGHDVAYLFDTQADDKLIARSNYASLQGDNFSSYAAGFDVVNAYSTEGSDKTYVGDIDFLMQYFGEWDD encoded by the coding sequence GTGGGAAGTTTCGATAGTGACAATCCCGAGGTACGTACCGGGCTAGCACCATGGCTCTCTGGCGGTGCCAGTTCCAATCGCTCGAAAAAAAGCTCGCGCCGCGCGAAGCACTCCACGGCCAACGCCATCGAAACGCTGGAAGTCCGCAGCATGATGGCGGGCGATACGATCTCTTCCATCTGGTTCGAAGACGTCGCCGGTGACAGCTACGAGCGCAACGGTGGCGGCTACACGACCGACGCCAACGGCGTGATCGAACAAGCGACCCAGGATCCCTACACCAACGACTGGATCGTGCAGCTGTCCGGCGACGTGGCTAGTACGCTTACGTCGGTCTCGCAAGTTAGTTCACTATTGACCGGCGGTGGTTTCGAGGTCGAAGTCGTCCGCGGCCTGGGCCTGGTCGGTCAGCTACTGATTCGCAGCGAAGGGGCCAGCGCCGAAGACGTGGGTGCCTGGTTCTCGTCGTTGGATGTGATCAGCGGCTTTGAGCTCGACGTGGCTTCGGTGTTCAACATTACGCCAAACGATGCCAGCTACTCTTCCACCTACGGCATGAATCAGATCGACGCGCCAGAGGCCTGGAACAAGACGACCGGTTCCGACAGCGTGGTCGTCGGGGTCATCGATACCGGCGTCGACTATACGCACCCTGACCTGGCCGGAAACATTTGGACCAACCCCGGCGAGATCGCCGGCAACGGGATCGACGACGACGGCAACGGCTTCATCGACGACGTACACGGGTTCGACTTCGTCAACAACGATGGCGATCCGATGGACGACAACCATCACGGAACGCACGTCGCCGGTACGATTGCCGCCCAAGGGAACAACGGACGCGGCGTCACAGGCGTCGCATGGAACACGTCGATCATGGCGCTGAAGTTCCTCTCGGCCAGTGGTGCCGGGTACACTTCCGACGCCGTCCGGGCGATCAACTACGCCACGATGATGCGTACCCAGTACGGCGTGAACATTCGCGTGCTGAACAACAGCTGGGGTGGCGGTGGATTCAGCAGCTCGCTGGAAGCGGCGATCAAGGCAAGCGAACAGGCCGACATCCTATTCGTTGCCGCGGCCGGTAACGACGGCACGAACAACGACTCGAGCCCTCACTATCCGTCAAACTACTACGTCAGCAACGTCATCTCGGTGGCGGCGACCGATCAGAACGACAACCTGGCCAGCTTCAGCAACTACGGAGCCAGCACCGTCGACATCGCGGCCCCCGGCGTCGGCATCTACAGCACGATCGCTGGCGGCTACTATGCTTCGTTCTCAGGTACCAGCATGGCGTCTCCGCACGTCGCTGGCGTCGCCGCGTTGGCTTTCGCCTACGATCCCGACGCGACCGCGGCCGAGGTGAAGGATGCCATCCTGGGTGGCGGCGACTTAATCTCGGGGCTCAGCGGCAAGGTCTCGACCGGGATGCGACTCAACGCGGCCGGAACGCTCGATCTGTTGAACCCCAGCAGCAACGATCCGACGCCTGACCCCGAGCCAGAACCAGAACCGAACAAAGCCCCGACCCTGGGAAGCGTATCGACCGACCCCGGCACGGTCTACCTGGGCGAAACCAACACCATTACCATCACAGCCAAGAACGTGGCCGACGCCGATGGCAGCGTCTCGAACGTCACGTTCTACCGCGACTCGAACGGCAACGGAAAGTGGGACGCGACCGACGCGGTGCTCGGCAGCGATTCGACCGTCAGTGGCGGCCTGGCCAGTCTGACGATCAGCAATCCGTTTACCGCGGCCGGCAGCCAGCTGATCTTCGCTCAAGCGACCGACGACGACGGTGCCAAGAGCAACCTGGTAGCGACCTCGGTCACGATCATTCAGCCAGACGACTACGCGAACACGGCCGCTGGCGCCACGCTCGTTTCGGTTGGCAGTTCCACCAGTGGCAAGCTGAACTACGCCGGGGACGTCGACTACTTCCGCTTCAGCGCCGTCGCCGGCAAGACCTACGTCATCGATACCAGTCACAGTTCGCTGGCCGGCTCCGAGCTGACGCTATATGGCAGCAATGGCTCGTCGCAGTTGGCAACGGACTCGAGCACTTCCGGTTCCAAGATCGTCTGGACGGCCAGCAGCACCGGCACCGTTTACCTGGCGGTGAAGGGGGCGACCAGTTCGTATACCGGCGACTACACGTTGAAGATCGCCGAGTCGTCTCCGTTCCAGCTGAAGAGCGGAACCCTGGCGATCCTGGGAACCGATGGCAACGACAGCATCTCGGTCAATCATACCGGCTCGACCGTGACCGTCACGATGAACGGCAAGTCGTCGAGCTTCGACGCTTCGCAAGTGAAGAAGATCACCTTCGACGGCGGGGCAGGGACCGACTCGGCTCGTTTCTACGGAACCAGCGGCAAGGAGACCTGGGTCTTCCGCGCCGATACGATGACCGTTTACGGCAGTGGATTTACCTGGAGCACCGACAACGTCGAGTACAACTATGGCGGCGCGAGCAGTAGCGACTCGGTGACCTTCTACGATACGATCGCCAACGATACGTTCACCAGCAGCCCGACCAAGTCGTCGATGTCCAGCAGTGGCTACAAGAATGAAGTCACCGGTGCCCGGTCGGTCACGGCCCGAGCCATTTATGGTGGCATCGATACGGCGATGCTGTACGATTCGAGCGGGAACGATTACTTCATCGGCCGCGGAACGGACAGCTACATGCTGACCTCCAGTTCGTCGATCTCCACCTACGGCTTTGAGCGAACCAACGTTTACAGCACCGGCGGAAACGATCAAGCCTACTTGTACGACTCGAAGGGGAACGACACGTTCACTTCGTACGGCACCTCGAGCGTTCTGAGCGGTTCCGGCTACACGAACACCGTTTACAACTACGATCGCGTTTTGGCGATCGCCATGAATGGCGGCAACGATACGGCCACGTTCCACGATACGGCCGGCAACGACGTATACATCGCTCGCGGAAATCAGGCCACCATGTATGGTGCCGATTACTACGTGCTGGCTCAGGGTTTCGATCGCTCGGTGGCCGTATCGACCAAGGGTGGAAACGATCAAGCATTCTTCTACGACACCCGCGGTAACGACACTTTCTATAGCCGCACCGTGGAAAGCTCGATGGCCGGCCAAGGCTACGCCAACACGGCCCGCGGGTTCGATCGCGTCCATGCGATCGCTTCGGCCGGGGGGCACGACGTCGCGTATCTGTTCGATACCCAGGCCGATGACAAACTTATCGCTCGGTCAAATTATGCCTCGCTACAAGGGGATAATTTCTCGAGCTACGCTGCCGGTTTTGACGTTGTGAATGCGTACTCAACCGAAGGTTCTGACAAAACTTATGTCGGCGACATCGACTTTCTTATGCAATACTTTGGTGAGTGGGATGATTAA
- a CDS encoding outer membrane protein assembly factor BamB family protein has translation MFRAMTALVVSVGMFAALAWAESRTWTDSTGQFNIEAEFVEYAKGNVTLKKASGETITLPMNKLSKDDQAWIRTLLRERLAERKAAEMRPGEMRTNESRPTRGGNEMEKSEDSPSSNRGAPGDWLQWRGPDSNNIAPGPPAPTQWNETQNVKWKAEVPGRGHSSPIIVGDLVVVTSADENRQTAGVFAFDKMSGKPVWQTPVGQGGFQPEIHPKNTHATSTVASNGKQLFAVFIQNQSVQLIALDLQGKLQWQVNAGPYVPQQYKFGYGPSPMLYDDMVIVASEYEQGWLAAFAQKDGRPRWKQPREGISFSSPVVAKVGGKNQLLISGLKAVAAYNPKTGEPMWSVPGTTNATCGTMVWDGDTVFASGGYPDAQTIAVKAGQVLWTNNEKCYEQSMLAYDGHVYAMNDNGIFFCWNGQTGQEMWKTRLGGPVSSSPLLSGDNIFVANEKGNVWVIKANPQRYELVAENRLGDDVFATPIVSQGRLYARFADSSQGRRQEYLICIEQQ, from the coding sequence ATGTTTCGTGCGATGACTGCGCTAGTTGTTTCCGTGGGAATGTTTGCAGCATTGGCCTGGGCCGAATCGCGTACTTGGACCGATTCGACCGGACAGTTCAACATCGAAGCCGAGTTCGTCGAGTACGCCAAAGGTAACGTGACGCTCAAGAAGGCGAGCGGTGAAACGATTACCCTTCCGATGAACAAGCTCAGCAAGGACGATCAGGCATGGATTCGTACGTTACTTCGCGAGAGGCTGGCCGAACGGAAAGCAGCCGAGATGCGCCCCGGTGAGATGCGAACCAACGAGAGTCGACCAACCCGCGGCGGGAACGAGATGGAGAAGAGCGAAGACAGCCCATCGTCAAATCGAGGTGCCCCCGGCGATTGGCTGCAGTGGCGCGGGCCTGACTCCAACAACATCGCCCCTGGCCCGCCGGCTCCGACGCAGTGGAACGAAACGCAGAACGTGAAGTGGAAGGCCGAGGTCCCTGGCCGCGGCCACTCGTCGCCGATCATCGTGGGAGACCTGGTCGTCGTTACCTCTGCTGATGAAAACCGTCAGACGGCCGGCGTGTTCGCGTTCGACAAGATGAGCGGAAAGCCGGTCTGGCAGACGCCGGTTGGCCAGGGTGGTTTCCAGCCGGAAATCCATCCCAAGAACACCCACGCGACGTCGACCGTGGCATCCAACGGCAAGCAGTTGTTCGCCGTGTTCATTCAGAATCAGTCGGTGCAGCTGATAGCGCTCGACCTGCAGGGCAAGCTGCAGTGGCAGGTGAACGCCGGGCCGTACGTGCCGCAGCAGTATAAGTTTGGCTACGGTCCTTCCCCCATGCTGTACGACGACATGGTAATCGTCGCTTCGGAGTATGAGCAAGGCTGGCTGGCCGCGTTCGCGCAGAAGGATGGCCGGCCGCGATGGAAACAGCCGCGCGAAGGGATCTCGTTCAGCAGCCCGGTCGTCGCCAAGGTTGGTGGAAAGAATCAACTGCTGATCAGCGGCCTCAAGGCGGTCGCTGCCTACAATCCCAAAACCGGAGAGCCGATGTGGTCGGTCCCTGGGACCACCAATGCGACTTGCGGCACGATGGTATGGGACGGCGACACGGTCTTTGCCAGCGGCGGCTATCCCGACGCGCAAACGATTGCCGTGAAAGCAGGCCAGGTGCTGTGGACCAATAACGAGAAGTGCTACGAGCAATCGATGCTCGCATACGATGGCCACGTTTACGCGATGAACGACAACGGGATTTTCTTCTGCTGGAATGGGCAGACAGGCCAAGAGATGTGGAAGACTCGCCTGGGCGGCCCGGTCAGTTCGTCGCCGCTACTCAGTGGTGACAACATCTTCGTCGCCAACGAGAAGGGGAACGTGTGGGTGATCAAAGCAAACCCCCAGCGCTACGAACTGGTCGCGGAAAACCGCCTGGGAGATGACGTCTTCGCCACCCCGATCGTCAGTCAGGGACGTCTGTATGCTCGCTTTGCCGACAGTTCGCAGGGGCGTCGGCAAGAGTATCTGATTTGCATTGAGCAGCAGTAG